One region of Bacteroidia bacterium genomic DNA includes:
- a CDS encoding YciI family protein — protein MKEYLVLIRENLDNYGKMTPQEMQDDIAKHVKWVEKLVQNGNFKGGNPLTPAGKHLKGNDKILTDGPYIEAKEGVSGFYFLLATSLEEATQIAKGCPSLNTGGSVEIREIIQTEQ, from the coding sequence ATGAAAGAGTATTTAGTGCTGATCCGGGAAAACCTGGATAACTATGGGAAAATGACCCCACAGGAAATGCAGGACGATATTGCAAAACATGTAAAATGGGTAGAAAAACTCGTTCAAAACGGAAATTTTAAAGGTGGAAATCCTTTAACTCCGGCAGGTAAACACCTAAAGGGCAATGACAAAATTCTCACAGACGGGCCTTACATTGAAGCCAAAGAGGGAGTGAGCGGTTTTTATTTTTTGCTTGCCACCTCATTGGAAGAAGCCACACAAATTGCCAAAGGTTGTCCTTCTCTCAACACGGGCGGATCCGTTGAAATTCGTGAAATCATCCAGACCGAACAATAA
- a CDS encoding sigma-70 family RNA polymerase sigma factor yields MNNQDNIDQLTAHLFRENSGKMVAVLSRMFGLGQIDIATDVVQDTFETALSKWRFSGIPDNPSGWLMQVAKNKALNTFKRENKTQAFPPSVYLNRFDKSIENQFDILLSPKEIKDSQLRLLFTCCHPSFSTKNQIIITLNILCGFGIPEIANALLMNEEAVKKALTRGKASLRKLDNILQTNIIAQADERIKTVRTILYLMFNEGYKTTRSKEAINNDLCYEAIRLAKLLENDGCAVNSETNALIALMFFNVSRFPARLGTSDEWLTLEEQNRSLWNSIFIEEGCHYLNKATQSETLTRFHIEAIIASIHCTATTFKETNWQKIAYLYHQLEQLEPSPVVTLNRIIAESYLSCSDSIRALDELEIKADLKKNFLVSATKGDIYKRKGEFKNAQIYYAQALSLSASPADREFLRKKILQCQINKN; encoded by the coding sequence TTGAATAATCAAGACAATATCGATCAATTGACAGCCCATCTTTTCCGTGAAAATTCGGGAAAGATGGTTGCTGTTTTGTCCAGGATGTTTGGATTAGGTCAAATTGATATTGCCACGGACGTAGTTCAGGATACTTTTGAAACAGCACTTTCCAAGTGGCGGTTTTCGGGCATTCCAGATAACCCTTCGGGATGGCTGATGCAGGTAGCAAAAAACAAAGCGCTTAATACCTTTAAAAGAGAAAATAAAACCCAGGCATTTCCACCTTCGGTTTACCTCAATCGGTTTGACAAGAGTATTGAAAATCAGTTTGACATCTTACTTTCCCCTAAAGAAATTAAGGACAGTCAATTGCGTTTACTGTTTACATGTTGCCATCCAAGTTTCTCAACTAAAAATCAAATTATAATCACGCTTAATATTTTGTGCGGATTTGGTATTCCTGAAATTGCGAATGCCTTGCTGATGAATGAAGAAGCCGTAAAAAAGGCATTGACAAGAGGAAAGGCTTCGCTTAGAAAACTGGATAATATCCTGCAAACAAACATCATTGCTCAAGCGGACGAGCGGATAAAAACGGTTCGGACCATCCTTTACCTGATGTTTAATGAAGGATACAAAACCACTCGCAGCAAAGAGGCGATTAATAATGATTTGTGCTATGAAGCGATACGTCTCGCCAAACTTTTGGAAAATGATGGCTGTGCAGTAAACAGCGAAACTAATGCGTTGATCGCCTTAATGTTCTTCAATGTTTCCCGTTTCCCTGCAAGGCTTGGCACAAGCGATGAATGGCTTACATTGGAAGAACAAAATCGCAGTTTATGGAATAGTATATTTATTGAGGAAGGTTGTCATTATCTCAATAAAGCGACTCAGTCGGAAACGCTTACACGTTTTCATATTGAAGCAATTATTGCCTCTATACATTGTACCGCCACAACATTTAAAGAAACCAATTGGCAGAAAATTGCTTATTTGTATCATCAATTGGAGCAATTAGAACCCTCGCCCGTTGTAACGCTCAACAGAATTATTGCCGAAAGCTACCTTAGCTGTTCAGACAGCATACGAGCGCTTGATGAATTAGAGATCAAAGCAGATTTAAAAAAGAACTTTCTTGTATCGGCCACAAAGGGAGATATTTACAAACGAAAAGGCGAGTTTAAAAATGCACAAATATATTATGCGCAGGCGCTGAGCTTATCCGCTTCACCTGCTGACAGAGAATTTTTGCGAAAGAAAATCCTGCAATGCCAGATAAATAAAAACTAA
- a CDS encoding DUF2461 domain-containing protein — MTYFNTSFLKFFKELSKNNNKAWFDENRKTYEKEVKKPFSDFVEEMIKRIQEHEPEVKIKASEAIMRINKDIRFSKDKTPYNTHVSANISVYGKKDKSYPGFYFQLSPEGIMIYGGAYMVDSTTLEAIRNHISANLTEFSSVNNDKSFKEKYGKLQGEQNKRIPKEFQEIAEKEPLIANKQFFYSAELKPELITSEQLLDELMKYYLAGKKMNDFLKKAFKK; from the coding sequence ATGACTTACTTCAATACCTCATTTTTGAAATTCTTCAAAGAACTTTCAAAAAACAACAACAAGGCTTGGTTTGATGAAAATCGTAAAACCTACGAAAAGGAAGTTAAAAAACCATTTTCAGATTTTGTTGAAGAAATGATCAAACGAATTCAAGAACATGAGCCTGAGGTAAAAATTAAAGCCTCTGAAGCCATCATGAGAATCAACAAAGACATTCGCTTTTCAAAAGACAAAACTCCATACAACACGCATGTATCAGCGAATATTTCTGTGTATGGTAAAAAAGACAAATCTTATCCAGGATTTTACTTTCAGTTATCGCCTGAAGGTATAATGATTTACGGTGGAGCTTATATGGTTGACAGCACAACTCTTGAAGCAATTAGAAATCACATTTCAGCTAATTTAACTGAATTTTCCAGTGTAAATAATGATAAATCATTTAAAGAAAAATACGGTAAATTACAAGGTGAACAAAACAAACGTATTCCAAAAGAGTTTCAAGAAATTGCTGAAAAAGAACCATTAATTGCAAACAAACAGTTTTTCTATTCTGCTGAATTAAAGCCGGAATTGATCACATCGGAGCAGCTTCTTGATGAATTGATGAAATATTATCTTGCGGGAAAGAAAATGAATGATTTTTTGAAAAAGGCATTTAAAAAGTAA
- a CDS encoding SRPBCC domain-containing protein — translation MKVPEMDWTIFRKRITIEKPMEEVYSAWATKDGMESWFLEKADYRDATDKFRKSNELVKKGDAFTWKWHNWDFEENGIILKENGIDLISFTFGSGGNVIVNLEPSELRTEIILTQENIPSDDKAKKDFFVGCSNGWTFWLTNLKAWMEYGITLNAKGLKQEETRDLVNS, via the coding sequence ATGAAAGTACCGGAAATGGATTGGACTATTTTTCGTAAGCGAATCACAATTGAAAAGCCAATGGAAGAAGTTTATTCTGCCTGGGCTACCAAAGATGGAATGGAGTCGTGGTTTTTAGAAAAAGCTGACTATCGTGATGCAACTGATAAGTTCAGAAAATCAAATGAATTAGTAAAAAAAGGAGACGCCTTCACGTGGAAATGGCATAACTGGGATTTTGAAGAAAATGGCATAATACTGAAAGAAAACGGTATTGATTTAATTTCCTTCACATTTGGTTCCGGTGGTAACGTTATTGTTAATTTAGAACCTTCTGAATTGAGAACCGAAATCATTCTTACACAAGAGAATATTCCTTCTGATGATAAGGCTAAAAAGGACTTTTTTGTAGGCTGCTCTAACGGATGGACGTTTTGGCTGACCAATTTAAAAGCATGGATGGAATATGGAATAACACTAAACGCTAAAGGGTTGAAACAAGAAGAAACACGTGATTTGGTAAACAGTTGA
- the dusB gene encoding tRNA dihydrouridine synthase DusB translates to MVKIGDIALGPFPLLLAPMEDVSDPPFRAVCKEQGADLMYTEFISSEGLIRDAAKSLQKLDIFEKERPVGIQIFGSEIDSMIEATRIAEQVHPDLIDINYGCPVKKVACKGAGAGILQDIPKMVRMTAEIVKATKLPVTVKTRLGWDESTKYIVEVAERLQDVGIQAISIHGRTRKQMYKGEADWTLIGQVRENHRMRIPVFGNGDVDTPQKALEMKHRYGVDGVMLGRASIGYPWIFREIKHFIATGEEAAPPTLDERVKVCRQHFTKSLEWKGNRLGVVEMRRHYHSYFKGFFDFKSFRMRLVTEDDPAMILEILEEVREHYAGAVVAC, encoded by the coding sequence TTGGTAAAGATAGGAGACATAGCGCTGGGGCCATTCCCGCTGCTGCTTGCCCCAATGGAGGACGTGAGCGATCCACCATTCCGTGCCGTTTGTAAAGAGCAGGGCGCAGATTTGATGTATACCGAGTTCATCTCGTCCGAAGGGTTGATCCGCGATGCCGCCAAAAGCCTGCAGAAGCTGGACATCTTTGAGAAGGAGCGCCCGGTTGGTATCCAGATATTCGGCTCTGAGATAGACAGCATGATAGAGGCTACCCGCATTGCCGAGCAGGTGCATCCCGACCTGATTGACATTAACTACGGCTGCCCTGTGAAGAAAGTGGCCTGCAAAGGTGCCGGAGCAGGCATTCTCCAGGATATTCCCAAAATGGTTAGGATGACGGCTGAGATCGTTAAAGCCACCAAACTTCCGGTAACGGTAAAAACCCGCCTGGGCTGGGACGAGAGCACAAAATACATCGTGGAGGTGGCGGAGCGGCTACAGGATGTTGGCATCCAGGCCATTTCCATACACGGCCGCACACGCAAGCAAATGTACAAGGGCGAAGCCGACTGGACACTAATAGGACAGGTGCGGGAAAACCACCGCATGCGCATACCCGTTTTCGGTAATGGCGATGTGGATACCCCGCAAAAGGCACTGGAAATGAAGCATCGCTATGGTGTGGATGGCGTGATGCTGGGCCGCGCGTCAATCGGCTACCCCTGGATTTTCCGTGAGATAAAGCATTTTATTGCCACAGGCGAGGAAGCCGCACCTCCCACCCTGGATGAGCGCGTGAAAGTCTGCCGCCAGCATTTCACCAAATCGCTGGAATGGAAAGGAAACCGCCTGGGCGTGGTGGAAATGCGCAGGCATTATCACAGCTACTTCAAAGGATTCTTCGATTTCAAGTCCTTCCGTATGCGGCTGGTGACCGAAGATGATCCTGCGATGATTCTTGAAATTTTGGAAGAGGTGCGGGAGCATTATGCCGGTGCAGTGGTAGCTTGTTGA
- a CDS encoding CPBP family glutamic-type intramembrane protease — translation MTNTFAGGEKQPFVLIIGQCFLYAGITITSLFVFAITGSLFASLIFNLPFDAFMGIDYDNISMQMVQALKVVQLFSPVLAFLVSAWLISRIHSGKPWRFMGADKYAAPWLYFVVGGLWLAFYPLLAWMIEVNQQMQLPQSFSAIEEWMQKSEISLEKLTEKLLAGSGVGTFLSNVLIIAVAPAISEELFFRGTIQRLFRHWTLNPHIAIFVAGFLFSFIHFQFYGFLPRMAMGVLFGYLLYWSGSIWVPVFAHFLNNFLAVLGIYLYNNGIIDINIEEEESFPWWLTLISVFSTVIILFLIYQKLKTKNKSSLYVSEKGLEGNLEIKPEEKEPNWIKIYSVNQVYEAEILVGALENEGIKAIVVNKKDSSYQFGDAEIYCHEEDADKALGIIRNNIL, via the coding sequence ATGACTAACACCTTTGCGGGTGGGGAAAAACAGCCATTTGTACTTATTATCGGCCAATGCTTTCTGTATGCCGGGATCACCATCACCAGCCTGTTCGTCTTCGCAATAACCGGGAGCTTATTTGCTTCCCTCATTTTTAATCTCCCTTTCGATGCCTTCATGGGCATAGATTATGACAATATTTCTATGCAGATGGTGCAGGCTCTTAAGGTAGTTCAGCTTTTCTCGCCTGTGCTGGCATTCCTGGTTTCTGCCTGGCTCATCAGCCGCATCCACAGCGGGAAGCCCTGGCGGTTTATGGGCGCTGACAAATATGCTGCCCCGTGGCTCTATTTCGTTGTTGGCGGGTTGTGGCTCGCATTCTATCCGCTGCTTGCCTGGATGATTGAGGTGAACCAACAGATGCAATTGCCACAAAGCTTCTCTGCTATTGAAGAATGGATGCAGAAAAGCGAAATATCCCTGGAGAAACTGACAGAAAAACTGCTTGCCGGATCAGGCGTGGGTACTTTCTTGTCGAATGTGCTCATCATTGCAGTGGCCCCGGCAATATCCGAAGAATTGTTTTTTAGAGGCACCATACAGCGCCTTTTCCGCCACTGGACACTTAATCCGCATATTGCCATTTTTGTGGCCGGTTTTCTCTTTAGCTTTATTCATTTCCAGTTTTATGGATTCCTGCCCCGGATGGCAATGGGCGTATTATTCGGCTATCTGCTATACTGGAGCGGCAGCATCTGGGTTCCGGTTTTTGCACATTTTCTAAATAATTTCCTGGCCGTTCTGGGCATTTACCTTTATAATAACGGCATCATTGATATTAATATTGAGGAGGAAGAAAGTTTCCCGTGGTGGCTCACGCTTATCAGTGTTTTTTCCACCGTTATTATTTTATTTCTTATATATCAAAAATTAAAAACCAAAAATAAATCTTCATTATATGTTTCAGAAAAAGGACTGGAAGGAAATCTGGAAATTAAACCTGAAGAAAAGGAACCTAACTGGATAAAGATATACAGTGTAAACCAGGTTTATGAAGCAGAGATCCTGGTGGGAGCATTGGAGAACGAAGGAATAAAAGCCATCGTTGTAAATAAAAAAGATTCATCATACCAATTTGGCGATGCTGAAATATATTGCCATGAGGAGGATGCAGACAAGGCGTTGGGAATTATCAGGAACAACATTTTATGA